A part of Synchiropus splendidus isolate RoL2022-P1 chromosome 19, RoL_Sspl_1.0, whole genome shotgun sequence genomic DNA contains:
- the gosr2 gene encoding Golgi SNAP receptor complex member 2, producing the protein METLYHQTNKQIQEVQSLMGNLERTDRQSVHLLENQLQDRIDMIFNHLERLEILASKEPPNRRQNAKLRVDQLKYEVQHLRTALMSFQHRRYNREAEEREREELLSRTFTTNDADTSIHIDETLQYNTSLHNAHNGMNQLLENGSNILTGLRDQRSTLKGTHKKMLDVANMLGLSNTVMRLIERRATQDKFIMIGGMLFTCVFIFLVIRYLG; encoded by the exons ATGGAGACCCTTTACCATCAGACAAATAA GCAAATCCAGGAGGTCCAGTCTCTTATGGGGAATCTGGAGAGGACAGACCGTCAGTCCGTTCACT TGTTGGAGAACCAACTGCAGGACAGAATCGACATGATCTTCAACCATTTAGAACGCCTTGAGATCCTGGCCAGCAAGGAGCCGCCAAATCGCCGGCAGAATGCCAAATT GCGAGTGGATCAGCTCAAGTACGAGGTTCAGCACCTGAGGACGGCTCTCATGAGCTTCCAGCACAGGCGCTATAATAGAGAGGCTgaggagcgagagagggaggagcTCTTGAGTCGCACTTTCACGACAAAC GACGCTGACACGTCCATCCACATAGACGAGACTCTGCAGTACAACACCAGCTTACACAACGCGCACAACGGGATGAACCAGCTCCTGGAGAACGGCAGCAACATCCTCACCGGCCTCCGCGACCAGCGCTCCACGCTCAAG GGAACCCATAAGAAGATGCTGGACGTCGCCAACATGCTGGGACTGTCTAACACCGTCATGAGGCTCATAGAAAGACGAGCCACACAGGACAAGTTCATCATGATCGGCGGCATGTTGTTCACCTGCGTTTTCATCTTCCTGGTCATCAGATATTTGGGCTGA